GAGTTTTCCTTCGTAGAGGCGATTCATAAAGTCTTTGTAGAAGTCTTCGAAACCGGTAGTCGATTTGTCTTTTTCCGAAACTGTCACACTCCTTACATTTTTCTCATCGAACGGCTGAAATTTATCATCAGTCTCATTGCCTCCGTCAAATATTGCTTTGTAATCCGTTCCTTCCTTTTTCCAGACGGTGAAAAATCTTCCGTTGGAAATGACTGAACTGTCACTTTTCCTCTTCAGGTTATACACACCGGTCGAAAAAGCAATCTCCCCGTCTTCAGGGGCAATTATATGATCAGGGTACCAAACCAGAGTGTTTTTCTCTTCACCTGTTCTTTTTTCATAGAGGGGTTTGCCATCGACGAGTGTATCTTTGTCATACATCTTGCACGAATCGGAAAGAAATGCCAGAAATGATGTTTTTATTCCCGATTTCACACTCAGTGCGGAAAAAGCGAGTTCTGTCTTCATCACCTGATGAAAAGCAGACTGGGAATATGCCGGCAGTACCAAAACAGCCAAAAGAAGAAAACTTAAATACTTCATGAAAACTCCTCAAAAAATGTCAGGCAATAATAACTACCGCTTGTCAAAAAATAAAATCGGGCATCACAATATTTCGAATTAACCGCTTATTATTGATAATTTTGCAGTGCAGATTTTAAATATGGAGAAAAGTAACAATGAAATACAGATTGGTCCTTCTTTTTACAGTTTTAACGAGTTCCATGGCTTTTGCCCAAAATGACGACTGGTGGGAATTTGACGACTGGACTTTCGATTTTGGCTGGAATCATAAAAAGCCATATATCTCCCTGTCATACGGAATGGCGGAGAACACATACTTCGGATTACCCGGTTCGATAGCAAATACCGGCTCGATAGAGGCTAAACTCGGTTATTCAAGCACAACCTCCAATCCATGGAGAGCCCCTTTTGAAAAACAATCCGGTTTATACTTCGGAAAACATGCCTACAATATCGGCAGCTCAACTGATGGAAGCAAAATACAGACTACCGCATGGAAGTTTGGTTTCGACGCATCATCAGGAATAGCATACGATGCAGGAAGTCTTAAGATAATTCCATATAACTCCCGCGGTATGCAGTGGTCGTATATGACAGTCGACACTTTTAATATATTCGGGAAAGCCCGGGAAACAATGGACCTCTATAACGAAGCTGTAAGATTTGGAAACAGATTTGAAGGTGGTCTCAAGTTTAGAGTAAATGAGACCGTGGAAATTGGAGCCGGCTGGCAGAGATCGATTGTTTATCCGAGAACCATGTTCTGGTACTGGGCAGGCAGTTCCATTATCGAAGAGATAGGACACGGCTTGATAGATGAATTCGTGGCAAGAATACACAAATCCTCACCCGGAGCCACACCAATAGTTTACTTCCTTTTGAAAAATGCCCTCTCATACGGCGCATATGAACTCAGAAAAGAGAAGATGAACTGGCCCTTCGATACTGAAGCACCTTTTTTCTCTGATGCATACAGAGTAACCTTCACCTGGATTTTCTGATTTTTATAATTGACGGCGGTTCTCTAACTTTGAATATTAATTATTTGAGGTTATGAACCGCCGACACCAAACCGTCATATCAGTTTTACTCATTCTCTTTTTAGCAGGATGTGCTTCCGCTCCGCAGACCCGTCCGGGTGATGTGAAGGACTACAATTCCTTCACCGAAGCTTTTGCTTTTGCATATTCACAAAACAAAATTGAAGACGGATTGTTTTTAAAGGAGAATTTCAGAGAGCATTACAAACTCATGATTGAGAAGCTTGTAACCGCTCTGACAAATCCGGAAGTTACAAAACTTGAACGGGAAGCCGCAACGGAACTCTTTTATTGGGCGGAATCGTTAGGCAGATTAAAGGAATACAAGGAAATAAAATGATTTCAGAAGAACTGTTAAGTATAATGTGCTGTCCCGAAACAAAAGCCGACCTCGTTCTCGAGGGTGACTTTCTGGTTTCAACCGATAAAAACACCCGTCGCAGGTACAGAATTGAAAACGATATTCCCGTTATGCTGATTGACGAGTCGGAAGTGCTCGAAGTGGAGGAGTGGGAGAAGATTATGAAAAAACACGGCAGGTAACCGCAAATTAAAGAAATCCGGTACGCGTGGCGAGGGCCTTGTGAAGGAGGTGATTATAGTCATCTTCCGGTACCTCGACTGCCCCGAACATTTTCAGATGCGGATTCATCAGTTGCACATCCAGAAGAACAAACCCCCTTTTGATTAACCGGTTTATTAGAAAAGTCAGGGCTATTTTGGAGCCCTGACTCTTCTTTGTAAACATCGACTCACCAAAAAAAGCACCTCCAAGGCAGATGCCGTACAATCCTCCGAGCAGGTCATCAGACTGAAACACCTCATAAGTATAGAGATAGCCCATCTCGAAAAGATTTCTGTAAGCATCTTTTAACGGAGCGTTTATCCAGGTTTCTTCCCTGTCGGCACAGCCATCGATGACCCGGTCAAAATCATCGTTGATTCTGATCTCGAATGTTCCCGTTCTGACTGTCTTTTTCAGCGATCTCGGTATGTTGTAGTTATCCAGAGGAATAATCGCTCTTGATTTCGGAATATACCAGTTGACTTCGGGAGAATCTTTGCTTTCAGCCATGGGGAAAGCCCCCATGGAGTAAAGTCTGATCATATTCTCCGGGGAAAGGTATTCTTCCTCTGTCATCCGTCTATTCGTCCGCCTTCAATTCAAAACTGACTATTTCATATCCTTTAATCGATTCTCTTGCGGCGAAGGTAATTCCGACCAGAACTATGGTCATCCCAAGAACAAAGAAAACAATCGAGATAATGCCAAAATTCAGCAATTCGGTTTTGGTGACAACCATTCCGATTCCGATCCAGATCGAGGTGATTACAAAGCAGCCCACTCCAACGGAATAGCATACCACGGCATTTTTTACAAGTGAGAGGCGTATAATGAGTGAGTTGAGTTGCACCGAAATGCTTTTTAATCGAATCTCATCAAAATACTCGAAATCCTTCGTGTCCGCTGATTTTGCATATTTCCTCTTTTCCTCATTTAGCGCTCTGATCCTGTTGACCACGAGCGAATACTTGTTGTTCATACCGAGGATTAGCAAACCGCAGGCGGAAATCATTATTCCCGGTGCCAGCATCGCCTGGATGAGAGAAGCTACCTGTTCCATTTACAACCCGAAACTTTGCAACCCGGGGAATGCCATGCTTAATGAGCCGAGTATCAGGTAGAAAGCAACCAGTACCCCGATTGAAAAAATCACATATTTGTTGGTCTCTTCCGAATTGGAGAGCTTTGCCATTCCAATTCCTGTGAGATAGCAACTGAAAAGCTTTATTGGATCGAGTATCGCCAGGAAGCTTTTTTCGGGTCCTTTCTCGATCCCGAGAAATGTTGCCAGGGAAGTATCGGCATACATGGTCGAGAGAAGAAGGGTAAGAATTGTCGTGATCACCATTCCCGCAAGGGGGATTAGAGCCGGCAGGGAGTATGCCACCATCATCCCTTTGTAATTAATTGGTGAATGCAGGATCAGCTTCGCAAGTGCCAGGTAGATGGCGGTAGCAATGAAAAACATAATGAATCCACCGATGAAAATCGGAATTCCCATGAAGACATAACCGAGCGGTCCGCTCATCATGGTCTTTTGCTGTTCCATTAGTTCATCCATTTTCTTTATCTCGTCGGCACTCTTATTCTCTTTTTTAAGCTGTTCGAGTGTTTGTGCCTTCTGTTTCGCCCACAGATCAGCCTTTACCTGAGGATCAGTAAACTTCAGTATGGTGAAGAGTACGGCTCCTGCGAGCAGGATTAACAAGGGGACAAGCCAGTCGGATGTTTTTATTTCAAATTTTGCGATCGACTCAAAAGTTGAAGCAGGGCTTGTTATCACTCCTGTTATTTTGTCGCCAAAAGAAAGTTCTTCGGGTAGAAATTCGTCTTCCCGTTCAAATTCGTTTTCCATTTCAGTCTCTGATTGATTAAAAAAAGAAAAAATTAGGCTAAAGCCAATGGCAAAAATATGAAATTAACCTTTAGAAGTCAGCATTTTCAGGATGATCGGGAAAAGTGAATAAAATTACGGCATATTCACCGACAGAAAATGGCATTTTATCGAAAAAAAAGTAATTTGAAGCTGTTTCAAGAGTGATTTTCATGCTGAATCACGGCTTAAAAAGAAATTAATGTGTAATTTTACTCCCCAAAAAAGTTTGATAATTTTTTAAACCCTTGTCTGGTTTAGGATGTCCAAGTTTAAGGATCAGCAGTTTATTTTTTTTAACCAACTTATAAGGAGTCTTATGCGTCAAAAACTTGCAACTTTCCTGCTTGCAGTATTTGTGTTCGCAACAATTCCGGTGTTCTCGCAATTGGCACCACCGGATAGTTTAAAGGCAACCGAGGGTGGCGCAAGTCATCATGGCAAGTTCGTAAGTCTTGTCTGGAAATATGCACCTCCAACCCCCGGAAACTATGTTCGTTTCAAAGTATTCAAGAAACATGCGGACAGTACTAATTTTGTAGTAATCGCTTCCAACCTTTGGGATAAAAGGTTTAGTGACACACGGGTACTCCCCGGAGCTACATATCAGTATTATGTTGTGGCTTATACAAATGCAGCAACAAGTGATCCTTCAAACACAGCAGAGATCACTCTGGCACCACCTCCACCTCCACCGGCTTATGCTAAAATCACAGGAACTGTTCTTAATGCAACAGGTGCACCTTTGAAAGATGCATTTGTAAAGGTGTTTTCACAAACATCCAATTACATGCGTTCAGCAAAAACCAAAACAGATGGAACATTCTCATTAACCGTCCTGACCGGCACATATTTTGTACAGACCACGAAGCCGGGCTATATCTCTGAATATTATGACAATGTTACCTCTTTTGCAAATGCAACACCTGTAGTTTTGGCAGTTGGCGATTCCGTTAATCTCGCCATCGATCTTGCAACCTTCGTTCCGCCGGCAACATATACCCTGACAGGTACAGTTACCAACGATCAGGGTGCTGCTCAGAGGGCAGAGATTTATGTTTACAAGGTAAGGTTGAACAACTATCATTACATGGTAAAAAGAACCCACACCGACAGTCTTGGCAACTACTCCGTGCCTGTTAAAGAAAATGACACTGTTATTGTTTATGCAAAAGCTCCGGGATTCGCTTATTTCCCCGAGTTCTACAACAATAAAAGAGTCATCACTGAAGCAGACAAAATTGCCGTATCAGGAAATGTAACCGGCATCGATTTCGTAATGGATCCCCTCCCTGTTTATGCCAATGGCATCAGCGGAACCGTTGTGGATACAGTCGGTACACCTGTACCGGGATATGTGTCGGCTTACAGAGTTGAAGGAAATCTCTTCGGACAGAAGCATTATGCAGTGCATACCGATTCACTCGGTAGTTATGCCTTCGCAAATCTCGTCCCCGGTGAGTATATTCTTTTTGTAAAACCACAAGGCAACTATAAACCAACCTACTTCAGATATGACGGAGTTCAGGCTTACAGAAGAAGTCAGGCTGATTCGGTAGTTGTTGACGAAACAACTCTCATTTCGAATATCAACTTTACTGTTCGTGCAAGACCCGACAGCGGTTTCGCATGGATATCAGGCAAGGTGATGGCAGGATTGACCGAAGCTGCTTCAGAATCGTTTGTTTATGCAGTCGATTCCGATAATGAAGTTGTAGCTTTCGCCATGACAGATAAAAACGGCAACTTCGTTCTCGACGGCGTTTTACCGGGTCAGTACACGGTTGTGCCTGACAGACCTGACTTCATGAATGCTGTTACTGCTGTTGCAGTTGTTGGAGCAAATAACTACAATCCATTTGTAAATGTCAGACTCATGAATGATTCTCCATCTGATGTTACCGACGGTTCTGTGGTTACTGGCTACCAGCTTGCACAAAACTTCCCGAATCCTTTTAACCCTTCGACAACCATTCGCTATACAATACCTGAAGCAGGCGTTGTATCGATAAAAGTATACAACATACTTGGAAAAGAAGTTGGAACGATAGTTAACGGATTCCATCAGAGCGGAACCTACAATGTCTCATTTGATGCTTCAAAACTCGCAAGTGGTGTTTATCTCTACAAGATAGAAGCCGGCAGCTTTAAAGCAACAAAGAAATTCACCCTGCTCAAATAAAAATCTGCAGAAATAAAATTCTGATCCGGGCTGCTTTGTTTTTCAGAGCAGCCCTTTTTTTTATCCGTTTCATCGTGCAGGGGCCTTATTTCGTCTAAATTGCAATCGAATTGGATCAATTTTACATATATTTCATTTGTAAAATTTGCAATCCGTAACCGGTGGTTTGTTGCGTGACGGCTGAGGCGGATGCAAAGCCTGATTTAACCTGATTCAACCAAAGCTGAGCACCATAAATATGAATATTCTCAAAGAAATAGTGTTGAAGTACCGCATCGCAATCATTCTGGGAACTGTCGCGGTTTGCATCTCCATAGCTTTTGGATTTCTTAATTACAACAATGATAAAAGGGATGTTATAAAGAGAAAATATTCAGAGTTACTGGCCATTACTGACTACAAAATGGACATGATCGCAGCCTGGTTAAAAGAGCGATCGAATGATATCCGGATGATGGGTAACAGCCCGGTTACTGTCAGCGCTGTAAAGGAATTGCTACAGAACCCGGCAAACAATCAAATTAGAGAGCGGTTGAATGACAGGTTCGAACGGATCAAATTGAATTACGGTTATCAGGGATTGGTCGTATTTGATGAATCAGGGGAAATCTTGTTAAGCTCTAATGCAATTGAAAAAATCAACGGCGAATTACTTAAAAAAGCAGCCTTAATCGATTCCACCAAACCTTTCCGGTTTACAACTATTTATCAGGACCGGGAAAGCCTCGACTACCATCTGGATATCATTGCCTCCCTTGATTTAATACATAACGGTAAAAAAGTGTATATTGTTTTCAGGACAGATCCCTCATTGCATCTGTTTCCCATACTCACAAAGTGGCCCGCGGAATCACAAACAGGGGAATCTTACATTGCTGAAACAGACGGTGATTCCATCGTCTTTTTAAGCCCCTTAAAATATGTTGAAAACGCAGTACTAACCTTTAAAGTTGATAACAAACTTGACAATCGTCCTGTTGTAAAGGGAAGTAAAGGCTTCGATGGTAACTTTGAAGGGATCGATTACAGGGGCAAAGAGGTTCTTTCGGTTATTAAAAATATTAACACAACAAACTGGATACTTATAGCGAAAGTTGATGTTGAGGAAGTTGTTGCAAATATTGCAAAAGATACAGTACTCCTCTCTTCGATTATTGGGTTGTCTCTGATGACACTCTTTATCAGTCTCGGCTACTATTTTTCATCAAAAAACAGCAGGTATCTGGGGACAATTCTTGAGGCCGAACAGGAACTTGCCAAGCTCGGTCAGGAGTTTAAGACCATCTTCTACAGCATTGGAGATGGTGTTATCACAACCGACCCTGACGGAAAAATCAGACAGATGAATCAAATCGCTGAGCAACTGACGGGGTGGAGTCTGGATTCAGTCCGGGGAGAAAATATTGAAACAGTTTTTCACACTTTGGATGATGCAACCCGTCATCACGCCAAAAATCCCGTTGAAGAAGTAATAAAAACAGGAGATGTGGTTAAATCGGTTGAGTATACACTGCTCAACACCAAAACGGGTGAGGAAATCCCCATCTCTCACAGTGCGTCACCAATTCATAATTTGGAAACCGGCGAAGTTACAGGTGTGGTTCTGGTTTTCAAAGACCGAACCGAGATAAGAAACCGGGAAAAACAACTCGCTCTTTCTGAAGAGAAATTTTCAAAGGCATTTTATACCTCTCCAGATGCCATCATGATTACTGAGCTGGTCTCCAGCAGGATTGTAGACTACAATCAGGGTCTGCTCGAAATAACAGGGCATACCGATGAGGAAGTGGCGGGTAATACAGCGCTAACCCTGGGGTTTTTGCCGACACCGGAATACAGAAAACGGCTGGCGGAGCATATCAAGGAGAGGGGAAGTGTAACCAATATTCAGATCGAGTTTAAACATAAAGATGGTAGGACAAAGTACGGTTTGATGTCGGCAAGTGTTATCGAACTCAATGGAATGAAGTATTTCATCAGTATCACAAGAGACATCACCGACCGTGTCCATCTGGAAAAAGAACTCATGGAAGCAAAAGACAGGGCAGAGGAAGCAAACCGGGCTAAATCGAGCTTCTTCGCTAACATGAGTCATGAACTTCGTACTCCCCTCCACGGTGTCATGGGATTTACAGAAGTACTTAAAGACATGGTTACGGATGAGGATATTCTCAGTGTTGTCGAGTCAATACACCGCTCAGGAGTGAGATTGATGGGTACTCTTAATCTTATCCTTGATCTCGCACGGGTGGAATCGGGGAAAGAGGAAATCGAAGAGGAAAAGATGCTCCTCGCAAAAGTGGTAAAAGAGGATTTTGAATCCTTCCGGGCTTTTGCAGAAGGAAAGGGGCTGGCGTTTAAAATTATAAACTCGGACCCTGAAGCCGGAGTGATCGCAGACAGAAGACTGCTCGACAGTATAGTAAACAACCTCGTAAATAATGCAATCAAGTTTACTCACCGGGGAGAAGTGAAGATTGAAACCGGGGTTCTCGAGATTGATGGAGACAAAAAGGCATTGATAAAAGTTTCGGATACCGGTATCGGAATTCCGGAAGATGCACAAAGTCTGATTTTTGATGAGTTTCGTCAGGCGAGCGAAGGATACGGCCGACAGTTTGAAGGGACAGGTTTAGGACTCTCTATTGTAAAAAAATATATTGATCTCCTTGGGGGTAATATTGAATTACAAAGCCGGCTTGGATTCGGAACGGTTTTCACCATTACCCTTCCATGGTGTGAGATTGAGAATGGATCAAAGACTCTGCAGGTGGATGAAATAAATCCCGGCAAGGACGAAAATAAAACAACCACAGAAGGGAGGAAAAGAATTCTTTTCGTTGAAGATGATGATGCCTCTATCTGGTTTACCACCAAGGTACTCGAATCTGACTATGATATCGAAACTTATAGATCAGCAGAAAAGGCACTTAAACAGCTTGGAGACAAGGATTTTGATGCGTTTTTGCTGGATATCAATCTCGGACGGGGAATTTCAGGGATCGACTTCGTTCAAAAAATAAAAGACGACCCCAAATATTCAAAAATCCCCAAAGTGGCAATTACTGCTTATGCCATGTCGGGGCAGGAAGACATCTTTATCAAACACGGGTTTTCCCATTATCTCGCGAAGCCATTCTCCAAGGCAGAACTAAAGGAGTTTGTCGATTCGGTTTTTTCTCACGATTCCGGCGACCAGAATTGAATATTTGAAGTTTGACTCCTTTTCAACCTACGGGAGTTTGATGGTAACCGGCGAACCTTTTGCAGCGGTCAGACGAGTGCCTCTGATCCATGGATTCAAATAGCGCAATGTTTTGTATGTAGTGCCATTCTGGACTGCGTATGCAGCAAGGTCAGTGATGGTCTCATTTATCTGTATTTCCCGCCCGGTATTGGGTTTCCAGTAGTCGTTTTCGTTCAGGATGTAGCCATATTTTGCGGGGTCTTCAAAAATAAGTTTCATGGCAGCAATTCGTGGGACATACTTCATGGTCTCTTCGGGAAGAAGCAGATCGTAATATCCCCTCGTTTTTTGAGCAGCCATCCTCGTCTCCATGCCACCCATTCCACAGTTATACGAACCTGCAGCCGCTGCCCAGGTGCCAAATTTGCCCTTTGCCA
The nucleotide sequence above comes from Ignavibacteria bacterium. Encoded proteins:
- a CDS encoding outer membrane beta-barrel protein, with amino-acid sequence MKYRLVLLFTVLTSSMAFAQNDDWWEFDDWTFDFGWNHKKPYISLSYGMAENTYFGLPGSIANTGSIEAKLGYSSTTSNPWRAPFEKQSGLYFGKHAYNIGSSTDGSKIQTTAWKFGFDASSGIAYDAGSLKIIPYNSRGMQWSYMTVDTFNIFGKARETMDLYNEAVRFGNRFEGGLKFRVNETVEIGAGWQRSIVYPRTMFWYWAGSSIIEEIGHGLIDEFVARIHKSSPGATPIVYFLLKNALSYGAYELRKEKMNWPFDTEAPFFSDAYRVTFTWIF
- a CDS encoding leucyl/phenylalanyl-tRNA--protein transferase, whose translation is MTEEEYLSPENMIRLYSMGAFPMAESKDSPEVNWYIPKSRAIIPLDNYNIPRSLKKTVRTGTFEIRINDDFDRVIDGCADREETWINAPLKDAYRNLFEMGYLYTYEVFQSDDLLGGLYGICLGGAFFGESMFTKKSQGSKIALTFLINRLIKRGFVLLDVQLMNPHLKMFGAVEVPEDDYNHLLHKALATRTGFL
- a CDS encoding DUF2721 domain-containing protein gives rise to the protein MLAPGIMISACGLLILGMNNKYSLVVNRIRALNEEKRKYAKSADTKDFEYFDEIRLKSISVQLNSLIIRLSLVKNAVVCYSVGVGCFVITSIWIGIGMVVTKTELLNFGIISIVFFVLGMTIVLVGITFAARESIKGYEIVSFELKADE
- a CDS encoding YIP1 family protein; the protein is MENEFEREDEFLPEELSFGDKITGVITSPASTFESIAKFEIKTSDWLVPLLILLAGAVLFTILKFTDPQVKADLWAKQKAQTLEQLKKENKSADEIKKMDELMEQQKTMMSGPLGYVFMGIPIFIGGFIMFFIATAIYLALAKLILHSPINYKGMMVAYSLPALIPLAGMVITTILTLLLSTMYADTSLATFLGIEKGPEKSFLAILDPIKLFSCYLTGIGMAKLSNSEETNKYVIFSIGVLVAFYLILGSLSMAFPGLQSFGL
- a CDS encoding carboxypeptidase regulatory-like domain-containing protein produces the protein MRQKLATFLLAVFVFATIPVFSQLAPPDSLKATEGGASHHGKFVSLVWKYAPPTPGNYVRFKVFKKHADSTNFVVIASNLWDKRFSDTRVLPGATYQYYVVAYTNAATSDPSNTAEITLAPPPPPPAYAKITGTVLNATGAPLKDAFVKVFSQTSNYMRSAKTKTDGTFSLTVLTGTYFVQTTKPGYISEYYDNVTSFANATPVVLAVGDSVNLAIDLATFVPPATYTLTGTVTNDQGAAQRAEIYVYKVRLNNYHYMVKRTHTDSLGNYSVPVKENDTVIVYAKAPGFAYFPEFYNNKRVITEADKIAVSGNVTGIDFVMDPLPVYANGISGTVVDTVGTPVPGYVSAYRVEGNLFGQKHYAVHTDSLGSYAFANLVPGEYILFVKPQGNYKPTYFRYDGVQAYRRSQADSVVVDETTLISNINFTVRARPDSGFAWISGKVMAGLTEAASESFVYAVDSDNEVVAFAMTDKNGNFVLDGVLPGQYTVVPDRPDFMNAVTAVAVVGANNYNPFVNVRLMNDSPSDVTDGSVVTGYQLAQNFPNPFNPSTTIRYTIPEAGVVSIKVYNILGKEVGTIVNGFHQSGTYNVSFDASKLASGVYLYKIEAGSFKATKKFTLLK
- a CDS encoding PAS domain S-box protein gives rise to the protein MNILKEIVLKYRIAIILGTVAVCISIAFGFLNYNNDKRDVIKRKYSELLAITDYKMDMIAAWLKERSNDIRMMGNSPVTVSAVKELLQNPANNQIRERLNDRFERIKLNYGYQGLVVFDESGEILLSSNAIEKINGELLKKAALIDSTKPFRFTTIYQDRESLDYHLDIIASLDLIHNGKKVYIVFRTDPSLHLFPILTKWPAESQTGESYIAETDGDSIVFLSPLKYVENAVLTFKVDNKLDNRPVVKGSKGFDGNFEGIDYRGKEVLSVIKNINTTNWILIAKVDVEEVVANIAKDTVLLSSIIGLSLMTLFISLGYYFSSKNSRYLGTILEAEQELAKLGQEFKTIFYSIGDGVITTDPDGKIRQMNQIAEQLTGWSLDSVRGENIETVFHTLDDATRHHAKNPVEEVIKTGDVVKSVEYTLLNTKTGEEIPISHSASPIHNLETGEVTGVVLVFKDRTEIRNREKQLALSEEKFSKAFYTSPDAIMITELVSSRIVDYNQGLLEITGHTDEEVAGNTALTLGFLPTPEYRKRLAEHIKERGSVTNIQIEFKHKDGRTKYGLMSASVIELNGMKYFISITRDITDRVHLEKELMEAKDRAEEANRAKSSFFANMSHELRTPLHGVMGFTEVLKDMVTDEDILSVVESIHRSGVRLMGTLNLILDLARVESGKEEIEEEKMLLAKVVKEDFESFRAFAEGKGLAFKIINSDPEAGVIADRRLLDSIVNNLVNNAIKFTHRGEVKIETGVLEIDGDKKALIKVSDTGIGIPEDAQSLIFDEFRQASEGYGRQFEGTGLGLSIVKKYIDLLGGNIELQSRLGFGTVFTITLPWCEIENGSKTLQVDEINPGKDENKTTTEGRKRILFVEDDDASIWFTTKVLESDYDIETYRSAEKALKQLGDKDFDAFLLDINLGRGISGIDFVQKIKDDPKYSKIPKVAITAYAMSGQEDIFIKHGFSHYLAKPFSKAELKEFVDSVFSHDSGDQN